DNA from Arthrobacter sp. SLBN-112:
GCTCTCTTCAGCCCGGCGTTGGTGTCGGCCAGGACCTCCGCATCCATGCCGATTCCGGCGATCACCAGGAAGACATGCTCCGAATAGTGGCCGGTCCGGGAGTTCTCGATGGCCATCCGTGCGGTGTCGATGTACCGCTGACGTCCAAACAGGGCTGTCTGGACGTTGCCGTGAAGGTCGTTCACATCCAGGTCCACGTTCCGCGCCAGCAGATTGCCCGTGCCCAACGGAATCAAACCTATGGCAACGTCTGTGTGCGCCAGGGCCTCCGCCACCACGCGGACCGTGCCGTCGCCGCCGCCCACAAGGACGACGTCAGGCTTGCCGGCCAGGGCGGCCTGCATTTGGGAAAAGCCGGGATCCTCCGCCGTCGTCTCGAAAAAGACGGGCTCCTCCCAGCCGGCTGCCAGGCAGGCGCGCTGGATGATTGCCTTCGCTTCCCCGGCCCGTGCCTTGATCGGGTTGAGGACCACGGCCACCCGCTGCCGGGTCAGCCCCGAGTCGTAGGCTTCCCCTGCCATGGCGCTGCGCACATGCAGGGCTTTGAGGCGCCGTACCCCCCACCAGCTGGAGATGGCGAAGGCAAGCGCCACCGCAATCAGCAGGTAGAGAATCCAGTCGCTCATGGTGGTTCAACAGTAGCCCGGCGCATGGCGGGCGGGTGCACGGAGCCCGCCGCCCGCCGTCGCGCGCGGTATTGGATACCCTTGTCTGGTGATCGACGTAAAAGACCTCAGCGAAAACCCGGATAAATACCGTGCCAGCCAGCGTGCCCGTGGCGCGGACGAATCAGTGGTGGACGCGATCATCTCCGCGGATTCCGCCCGCCGTGCTGCCCTGATCCGCTTCGAAAACCTCCGCGCCGAGCAGAACGTGTTCGGCAAGAAGGTGGCGCAGGCCAAGGGTGAGGAGAAGCAGGCCCTGCTGGCAGAGGTCAAAGAGCTGGCCAACTCCGTCAAGGCCGCGTCTGCAGAGGCCGATGCGGCGCAGACCAAGCAGGAAGAGCTCCTGCGCACCATCCCCAACCTCATCGAGGACGGCGTTCCCGAGGGCGGCGAGGATGACTACGTGGTGGTCAAGACCGTTGGCGCCCCGCGCGAATTCCCGGACTTCGAGCCCCGCGACCACCTGGAGATCGGTGAGCTGATCGGCGCGATCGACATGGAACGCGGCGCCAAGGTTTCCGGTGCCCGTTTCTACTTCCTCCGTGGCGTCGGGGCACGCCTCGAGATGGCGCTGCTGCAGATGGCCATGGACCAGGCAATCGAAGCCGGCTTCGTCCCGATGATCACCCCCACGCTGGTGCGCCCGGAGACCATGCAGGGCACCGGCTTCGATGTAAAGCACGACGCCGAGATCTACCGTCTCGCCGAGGACGACCTTTACCTTGTGGGCACCTCCGAGGTGGCGCTTGCCGGGTACCACGCGGACGAAATCCTGGACTTCTCCAACGGTCCGGTCCGGTACGCCGGCCAGAGCTCCTGCTACCGCCGTGAGGCCGGTTCGCACGGCAAGGACACCCGCGGCATCATCCGCGTCCACCAGTTCAACAAGGTGGAGATGTTCATCTACACCACTGTGGAAGAGGCTGCCGCCGAGCACCAGCGCCTGCTGGCCTGGGAAGAGGAGATGCTGGCCAAGTGCGAGCTGCCGTACCGGGTGATCGATACCGCTGCCGGTGACCTTGGCACCTCCGCGGCCCGCAAGTACGACTGCGAAGCCTGGGTTCCCACCCAGGGCGCCTACCGCGAGCTGACTTCCACCTCCAACTGCACCACGTTCCAGGCACGCCGCCTGAACATCCGTGAGCGCGTGGTGAACTCCGAGGGCGTCGCCAAGGGTACCAGGGCTGTGGCCACCCTGAACGGCACCCTGGCCACCACCCGCTGGATCGTGGCGCTGCTGGAGCACCACCAGAACCCGGACGGCTCGGTCAACGTGCCCAAGGCGCTGCAAAAGTACCTGGGCGGCCTCGAAGTCCTGCCGGTCCTCTAGTTTCCTGCCGGTCCTAAGCCTGTTCGCGGATCAGAACCTTCTTGGCTCTGATCCGCGAACAAGCTTAGGTCGGGCTGGGGCTTATCCACATAGAGGCAGTGCACTGGCGACCCTGGTGCCTGGGTCCAGCATCCTGCTGGGATGGACATTCCTCCCGGACTGATTGATACTGCTGCCATTCTCCGTACGGGTGCCGGCACCGACGGCGTGCACCGTGCCTTCAAGGCAGGGCAGCTGGTACGGATTCGGCGCGGCTTCTACGTTTCCACAGGGGACTGGCTGCATGCACTGCCATCCCAGCGCTTCGCGTGGACGACGACGGCAGCCGCCAGATCGGTCAAAGGTGCAGTTTTGTGCGGGCAAACGGCAGCGGTGGCAAGTGCCCTGCCCACGCTGGGGACGCCACCGTGCGTAGAGCTCGCCACGACTCTTGGCGGGCGCAGTGGCGTCCGGAAGTCACCGCTGTTAGTACTGGGCGGGGACGGAACCGCCCAGGAGGTACGCCGCACGCGTTCGTACCCGCTGCGCTACCGCCTCACTGCGGGGTTCGAGGCTGTGCGCTTCGGCGAGTTCCTGTGTTCAGGGCTCATCCGGACCACCGTGGACGTCCTGGGCTCTGCAGAGCTGAGCCAGGCTTTGGTACTCGCAGACGGGGCCGCCCGCAGACTCTTAACTGACGGCATCGGAGATCAGCGTGACAGCCTTCTGTCCGTGCCGGGTGTTGCCGCCGGCATAGCCGCCCTTCCGTCTGCCGCTGCCCGCCGCCGTGCGGAACGGGTGGCTGCCCTTGCCAGCCCACTGCCGGAGTCCGTTGGGGAGTCCTACAGCCGGGCCGTCTTTGAATTCCTTGGTTTCGAGCAGCCCGTCCTTCAGCAGGTTTTCTGGGACGGCGCCGGCTTCATTGGCCGGAGTGACTTCTGGTGGCCTTCCCAAGGTGTAGTGGGTGAGTTCGACGGCAAGGGGAAGTACGTGCAGGCCGCCTTGCGTGGCGGGAGCACCGCCGAGGAAGCCGTATATCGGGAGAAGCTCCGCGAGGACCGGATCCGCGCGCTGGGCCACCGCTTCGTCCGGTGGCGGTGGGCCGACCTGACGGAACCTGGCCGCCTGCGCCAGAAGCTTCTTGAGGCCGGACTTCGCCCGGGTTGCACGACCCCTTGGCCCCTGAATCAGAGGCTTGTTCGCGAGTCCAAACGGTGAAGGTGCGGATGCGCGAACAAGGTTAGGACTGACGCGGAGTGGTGAGTTGCCCCGGGGCGCGCGGCGGCAACGGGGCGCAAGGCACCCCCGGATGTGGGAACCCGCCGTGTTAACCAACAGTTCAATAAACCTGTGGCCCGCGTCCTAGCGCCTGTCAGTTAGGTCTGGTTCACTATGTGGATGACAACGCTGACTGAAACCTCAGTCGCCGGCAACGATGACCGGCGAGACAACAACCGAGACAACAACAAGAACGCCCTGGGCTTCGCCGGTGTGGACCGGAAGTTCATGGTCGCGCTGGACGTGGACGGCACCCTGGTGAACCACGACGGCCACATGTCCCCGGGCGTGCGGGAGGCGGCGCAGGCCGTGGTGGCCGCCGGACACGAAGTGATGATCGCCACCGGCCGCTCCCTGAATGCCACGCTTCCGATCATTGAAAAGATCGGAATGGACCGCGGGTACGCCGTCTGCTGCAACGGCGGCGTGACCCTCCGGCTGCACCCGGAACTGGAAAACGGCTACGAGGTGATCCACAAGGCCACCTTCGATCCCGCTCCCGCCCTGCGTGCGCTGCGCGAGCGGCTCCCTTCCGCCAAGTATGCCCTTGAGGACGCCGACGGCAACTTCCTCTCCACCGAGCGGTTCCAGGATGCCAGCTTCGGCGTCGAGGCCGTGGGTGTGGACTTCCACACCATGCTGGAAGCCACCGCCGTGCGCGTGGTGGTCTTCAGTACCGAAAACACGCCGGAGGAGTTCACCGAGGCCATCAACCACGTGGGACTCGCGGGAGTGACGTACTCGGTGGGGTGGACTGCGTGGCTGGATATCGCTGCGGCAGGGGTGACCAAGGCCAGCGCCCTGGAAAACATTCGCGTGCGCCTTGGTTTCGAAGAGCACCTCACCGTTGCTGTCGGCGATGGCCGGAATGACATCGAGATGCTCACCTGGGCCGGCCGCGGGGTGGCCATGGGGCAGGCCCCGGCGGAGGTGGTCGCCGCGGCGGATGAGGTCACCCACTCAGTGCATGACGACGGCGCCGCCCACGTGCTGCGCAGCCTCCTCTAGACAACCCTGCGCGTTGCTCCATCAGATATGGCACCTAAACCCCGGTTTTGCCGACCATTACTGATGGAGCAAGCGGGAGTTCAGGGCCACCGGTCAGCCAAGGCAGAATAGGGGCATGACCCTTACGACGTTTGCCCTCGTCCGCCATGGCCAGACCGACTGGAATGCCGAGCGGCGGCTGCAGGGAGCAACGGACATCCCCCTGAACGACGTCGGCCGCGGCCAGGCGAGGGACGCCGTCGCCGTCCTTGCCCCGTACGAATGGGACGCCATCGTCTCCTCGCCCCTGAGCCGGGCCGCGGAAACCGCGGACCTGATTGCCGAGGGGCTGGGGCTGTCAGTGTCCCGGCGCGTCCCGGAACTCACGGAGCGCAGCTTCGGACCGGCAGAAGGAATGCAGGCCGGCCCGGAGCTGGACGCACTGCGTATTCCCGGCGGTTTCGAAGGCGCGGAGAGCGAAGAAGAGGCCGCCGACAGGGGCCTTGCCGCGCTGGAGGCGCTGGCGGAGGAGTTCCGCGGCCGGCGGCTCCTGGTGGTCACCCACGGCACCCTGCTGCGCGTGAGCCTCAGCCGGGCCATCGGCCAGACCCTGTCCAGCGTGGACAACGCTGTGCTGAACCTGGCACACCATCACGCAATCGACGGCTGGAAGTTGGAGTACTTCAACGGCGAAGCCGTCATGGCGGCTACCGGCAGCTAGGCGGTCAGCCAAACAAGCCCCACCCGAAGGCCGGGGGACCGCAGGCTACCGGGCCGCCAGGATCAGCGCCAGCAGCCTGGCAGCTGCCGGCCGCGCAGCGTGTTCCTCGTTCCACTGCGCCCGTGCCACCGCCTTGCTGACGGCCTGGGTGGTGATGCCCAGCTCCTGCGCCACCGCCTTCTGCTGCCCCCGGACGCCGGGGGTCAGCAGGTCCAGCACCCGCCATTCCGCGTCCGAGCGGTCCCGCACAATGTGACCCAGCAGCCGGAGGACGGCCTCCGCATCATGAGCAACCTCCGCCAGCGGCCCCTCCACCGCAAGCGGGATCCGCTCCTTGCTGCTGCGGAGCCGGTCCACCGCCCGGCGGGCATAGACCAAACCGTGGCCGGAGGCGTCCTTGATCTGGTTGGGCAACGGCTCGTTCACCGGCCCCGCGCCGATTCCCACGTACCAGTGCCCGCTGCGCAGCGCGATCAGGGCAGCATCCACGGCCTGGTGCGGGCACTCAACGATTCCCTGGACTTCGTCCTCCACAGACCGGTCAAAGTCCAGGCGCGCAGGGATGTGCCGCAGTGCCTTGAGCAGTTGCGGGACCTGGTCGCCGTCGCGCCGGCTGTCCGTCTGGTTAATGGTCAATGTGAACATTCTGGATCCACACTACCCGGAAGTAGGAATTGCGAAACGGCCGGTAATGCAGGGCCGCGCTGCCCCATTCCTGAAACGGGAGAGGGCCCGCGTCACCTGGACGCGGACCCTCAACCATGACCCGGCAAATGGATAGGGACCGGGCGTCAGTTCTCCTGCCCAGCTGCCCCGGTTGCCGGGAAACGCTCCCAGGCGCGGTGGGCGGCGAGCAGCCCGGAGACGGCGGAGGTCACCGAAGCTGCCGAGTCTCCTGCAGCAATGCCCGCCGCGTCCTGCGGGATGCCTGCCGCGTCCAGGACAGCCGAACCCGAACCCCAGAAGCCAATAGCCTTGGCGTGACGGTAAGCCTCAGACAACATCAGGGCGACGCGTGGGTCCGCCCCTTCACCCGGTTCCCCGGCCTTTGCGTCCCGCCCTGCGGTGGCGTCGGGTGCGGGCTGCCGTCCGCCGGCGACGAGCAGCGCGTCGAACTCCGTAGACCGCGCCGTGAGGAACGTGCGCTGCACTGTGAGCGAGAGCCCGTCTGCGGAAAGCGTGCCGCCCGCCGGCGCGATGACCAACGGGACCATGCCCTCGTCGTCGAGCGCTTTGCGGGCGGCTGCCACCTGGGACAGGTCGCTGGACGAATCGGCGATGATGCCCACCAGGCGGCCCGCAACCGGCCACGTTTCGCCAACCTGGGACACGGCCGGGCTGGGATCGTGGTCCGCCACCTGCTCTGTGGCCTCCGGCGCAGGCATTCCCAGGCCGGCAGCGACGGCGGCGCAAAGCCGGGCGTCAATGTTGGCCAGGGCCTGGAGCTGGCGTTCCCGGACGGGCGTCTCGAAGCATTTGCCGAGTTCGAACGTGTACGCCTGGATCACGTGGTCCTGTTCCACGGCGCTAAGGCTCCGGAAGAACAACCGGGCCTGGCTGTAGTGGTCATCAAAGGAGGCCGGGTTGCGCCGTTCCTTCACGCTTTCGGCGACTGCCTGTGGCACGTCCACAAAAGCCCCCATGTCTTCTCCAGCCAGGAACGGGCACCCGCCGTCCAGGGAATTGGGCCGGTACGGGGCAACCCCCGCATGGACCGCCGTTTGATGCATGCCGTCGCGGAGCATGTCGTTGACCGGTGCGTGCGGCCGGTTGATCGGGATCTGGGCGAAGTTGGGCCCGCCCAGGCGCGAGATCTGCGTGTCGAGGTAGGAAAACAGCCGGACCTGCAGCAAGGGATCGTTGGTGACATCGATTCCCGGCACCAGGTGCCCCGGGTGGAAGGCCACCTGCTCGGTCTCGGCAAAGAAATTGGTTGGGTTGGCATTGAGGGTCATGAGCCCGATCGGCTGCACCGGCGCCAGTTCCTCAGGCACGAACTTGGTGGGGTCCAGGAGGTCGATGCCTTCGAACATCTGGTCTTCTGTGTCCGGAAAGGTCTGGATGCCCAGCTCCCATTCAGGGTAGGCGCCGGCCTCGATGGCGTCGGCAAGATCGCGCCGGTGGAAGTCCGGGTCCATGCCGTTGATGATTTGGGCTTCTTCCCAGACCAGGGAGTGCACACCCTGTTTGGGATTCCAGTGGAACTTCACCAGAGTGGTGTCGCCGGTGGCGTTGGTGAGCCGGAACGTGTGGACGCCGAAGCCTTCCATGGTCCGGTAGGACCGGGGGATGCCGCGGTCGGACATGTTCCACATGGTGTGGGCCTGCGCCTCCGTGTGCAGCGACACGAAGTCCCAGAAGGTGTCGTGGGCGCTTTGGGCCTGGGGAATTTCCCGGTCTGGATGGGGCTTGGCCGCGTGGACAATGTCCGGGAACT
Protein-coding regions in this window:
- a CDS encoding diacylglycerol/lipid kinase family protein, coding for MSDWILYLLIAVALAFAISSWWGVRRLKALHVRSAMAGEAYDSGLTRQRVAVVLNPIKARAGEAKAIIQRACLAAGWEEPVFFETTAEDPGFSQMQAALAGKPDVVLVGGGDGTVRVVAEALAHTDVAIGLIPLGTGNLLARNVDLDVNDLHGNVQTALFGRQRYIDTARMAIENSRTGHYSEHVFLVIAGIGMDAEVLADTNAGLKRAVGWLAYTEAGVRHLPGRRKKVSIALDGSPEQIRNIRSVLFANCGLVPGGIDFIPQAMIDDGMLDVVVMSPRSALGWLLMYVKIMFKHSGKLPIMTVYRSGRVVIKCPEPMPTQLDGDTSGEATQLTVQVLPRSLLVRVRREVHGSSAKAVR
- the serS gene encoding serine--tRNA ligase, whose amino-acid sequence is MIDVKDLSENPDKYRASQRARGADESVVDAIISADSARRAALIRFENLRAEQNVFGKKVAQAKGEEKQALLAEVKELANSVKAASAEADAAQTKQEELLRTIPNLIEDGVPEGGEDDYVVVKTVGAPREFPDFEPRDHLEIGELIGAIDMERGAKVSGARFYFLRGVGARLEMALLQMAMDQAIEAGFVPMITPTLVRPETMQGTGFDVKHDAEIYRLAEDDLYLVGTSEVALAGYHADEILDFSNGPVRYAGQSSCYRREAGSHGKDTRGIIRVHQFNKVEMFIYTTVEEAAAEHQRLLAWEEEMLAKCELPYRVIDTAAGDLGTSAARKYDCEAWVPTQGAYRELTSTSNCTTFQARRLNIRERVVNSEGVAKGTRAVATLNGTLATTRWIVALLEHHQNPDGSVNVPKALQKYLGGLEVLPVL
- a CDS encoding type IV toxin-antitoxin system AbiEi family antitoxin domain-containing protein, whose translation is MDIPPGLIDTAAILRTGAGTDGVHRAFKAGQLVRIRRGFYVSTGDWLHALPSQRFAWTTTAAARSVKGAVLCGQTAAVASALPTLGTPPCVELATTLGGRSGVRKSPLLVLGGDGTAQEVRRTRSYPLRYRLTAGFEAVRFGEFLCSGLIRTTVDVLGSAELSQALVLADGAARRLLTDGIGDQRDSLLSVPGVAAGIAALPSAAARRRAERVAALASPLPESVGESYSRAVFEFLGFEQPVLQQVFWDGAGFIGRSDFWWPSQGVVGEFDGKGKYVQAALRGGSTAEEAVYREKLREDRIRALGHRFVRWRWADLTEPGRLRQKLLEAGLRPGCTTPWPLNQRLVRESKR
- a CDS encoding HAD family hydrolase, producing the protein MTTLTETSVAGNDDRRDNNRDNNKNALGFAGVDRKFMVALDVDGTLVNHDGHMSPGVREAAQAVVAAGHEVMIATGRSLNATLPIIEKIGMDRGYAVCCNGGVTLRLHPELENGYEVIHKATFDPAPALRALRERLPSAKYALEDADGNFLSTERFQDASFGVEAVGVDFHTMLEATAVRVVVFSTENTPEEFTEAINHVGLAGVTYSVGWTAWLDIAAAGVTKASALENIRVRLGFEEHLTVAVGDGRNDIEMLTWAGRGVAMGQAPAEVVAAADEVTHSVHDDGAAHVLRSLL
- a CDS encoding histidine phosphatase family protein, encoding MTLTTFALVRHGQTDWNAERRLQGATDIPLNDVGRGQARDAVAVLAPYEWDAIVSSPLSRAAETADLIAEGLGLSVSRRVPELTERSFGPAEGMQAGPELDALRIPGGFEGAESEEEAADRGLAALEALAEEFRGRRLLVVTHGTLLRVSLSRAIGQTLSSVDNAVLNLAHHHAIDGWKLEYFNGEAVMAATGS
- a CDS encoding catalase, which gives rise to MPAEDGVVIPGVPSSEPPAREEPTTPREPLPPKPDQRSPEAVSPTGSPTGAPAGARAQSGQYLTTAQGLRLQDTDHSLKAGARGPILLQDHHLREKITHFDHERIPERVVHARGAGAHGVFRSYGSASKVTRAGFLAPDVETPVFVRFSTVLGSRGSADAVRDTRGFSTKFYTDEGTYDLVGNNIPVFFIQDGIKFPDIVHAAKPHPDREIPQAQSAHDTFWDFVSLHTEAQAHTMWNMSDRGIPRSYRTMEGFGVHTFRLTNATGDTTLVKFHWNPKQGVHSLVWEEAQIINGMDPDFHRRDLADAIEAGAYPEWELGIQTFPDTEDQMFEGIDLLDPTKFVPEELAPVQPIGLMTLNANPTNFFAETEQVAFHPGHLVPGIDVTNDPLLQVRLFSYLDTQISRLGGPNFAQIPINRPHAPVNDMLRDGMHQTAVHAGVAPYRPNSLDGGCPFLAGEDMGAFVDVPQAVAESVKERRNPASFDDHYSQARLFFRSLSAVEQDHVIQAYTFELGKCFETPVRERQLQALANIDARLCAAVAAGLGMPAPEATEQVADHDPSPAVSQVGETWPVAGRLVGIIADSSSDLSQVAAARKALDDEGMVPLVIAPAGGTLSADGLSLTVQRTFLTARSTEFDALLVAGGRQPAPDATAGRDAKAGEPGEGADPRVALMLSEAYRHAKAIGFWGSGSAVLDAAGIPQDAAGIAAGDSAASVTSAVSGLLAAHRAWERFPATGAAGQEN